A region of the Phaeodactylum tricornutum CCAP 1055/1 chromosome 1, whole genome shotgun sequence genome:
CTTGTCAAAATAAGTCCGCGATGAGGTAATTCCTTCCATATTGGGAAAGGTCTCTTCGATAATTTCACGAAAGGTCTCCACCCATGCTACCAAATCCAGCAATTGAGTCACGGTCAAGTCCGGTAGCTTGTGGCCTTCCGGTCCACCAATCTGTTGCAAGATGTTGTTGGAACACACGTGAGCCACACATGTCGTCCACAGAGTTTCAATGCACCAATTTGGAGGAAAACACGGCGCCATCTGTTCTTTGACCAAGCCAATTTCGGAGGTCAACTCGTTCGCTGATCTCAGGACCGCACTGAATTGTTTGTTTGACGCCTCCTTTTCCTCAGCAAGGTCGGCTGCCTGCATTGTAAGCTCTCGGAAAACATCTAATCCACGAGCCTCGAAGTCTTTGTACAGCTCTCCGAGAGCAGCAGCACGCATATCGGTGAATCGCAAGGTCTGACTGCTACCTGCTTCTTCTCCGTGGACTTGCTTGTATTCAGAACTGGCTGATTCGTAGACTTCAATGGCTTCCACCAGTGCCACCATTCCCGCGGGGTTGTTCATGGCCAAATCAAACGAGGCCGCAATACCGCTCATGATTCGTATTCGAATTTCGTCACCAAGCTCCCACACATTTTCCACGTGTTCGCCCAAAAATCGATCGACGACTTCATCTTTATGTTGCTGCAGTCCGGACTGTGCAAACACCTGTCGCCCAAACTTGTCCGGTTGCTTACGGTGACGAGAACTACGAGTACTAGCATTCTCTTCTCCACCATCCTCGAGGCGCTTCTTCATACCGGCCTCGGCTTCTACCAAAAATATTTCCAGTTCGACGTGTTCGCGGCAGACGCTGCGCAAAGAGGACCACTCGTGCGCTGTCCATTCACCGGAGTGCAGCTCTTCGCGTAAGCGCTCGCACGAGGATGGGATTTGGCTAAAAAAGTCCAGTTCGCGGAAACAACGAGCCAAGTTCCGTCGGGCATTAATGGCTTGTTTGAGCTTGGGATACTTGGCAAGCATGAACCGGTTCGCGTGTTCGACACTGTCGGTGTTGGAAACGTACGTGGACAGTTCACGGAGCCGACCAACGTCATCTTTAGTGCAAATAACGGCGTTGACCAATTCTTGTACTTCACTGCCGGTCGCGGCTACCCCGTCGTTCAGACGAGCGTTGATCAACGCCAGTTGGCGCTTGGTAGCGTTGCGGAGCTTAGCAATCTCCTTATCCATTTTGGTGCTGCCTTCAATGGGAAAGCCCATCGCTCCGACTTCGATGCCTTCGGACGTTTGTACGCTACCGTCGACGCTGGCCGTGTCCTTCCAGGAACTGCCGGTCATGCCGCCATTGACGAGGAGTTCGTCAATAAGTCCGGCATCAAAAAGCCAGGTCGAAACAATGGCGGTGGAACGTTCTTCGGCAACGCGTTCAAACTCCGTAAGGGAAAGAGCCTTGACGGCGGACGGGATATCGGGGGGATCCGGCGGCCGGCTGAAAATCGGAATGGAGGAATCGGGCATGGTCGGCGAAGACAGGCCGTTTTTGCTGTTGGCGGACAGAAAAGACGAGGAGGGCGTGCGAGGCTGCGCGTCGTCATCCATCCTGTGTTCCAGTTTTTCGTAGTACATTTTTTGCACCAAATGGTAGTCGTCGTAGGGCCAGATTGCCAAACATTTAGTCCCCACCATGATGGGTTCCATGTCGCGGTCTTGGTCCAGCAAGATTTCCTCTTGCACGGTGGActtgaaaccaaaaaaggaCTTTTTCTTGGAGGAATCCGGGATTTCCGATCCGGTCGTTTTGGCCCTGGTTACAATTTTAGGACGAGTCCGGTCCCTCCGCTTGGACGTGGTGGATGCAACCGTGGGAGGTACATCAACGTTGGTGGGAGTCGTTGCGTCCCCGAGATCGTGATCCATTTGTTCGAGAATGGGTCGTTCTTCCGGCTCCCTGGTGGCATCTTTCGCTGCTTTGGCACGCTCCCGACGTTTCTGTACCTGCGCAAAGTCGACGTCAACGTCGAAGGGATTCAcgttggcgttggcggcggtGTCCACGTCCGCATCGCTCGACACGGGGCCCGACGTGGTCTGGGAACGCCGCAAATGCTTCGACATTGTAGTGGTTCCCAGCGCACGCGTACAAATCCACCCACTTTCGTTGTCTCCCTCTCGACGCAATGCAGTCGATAGCTGGTTAGCAGGGTGGGTAGCTGGTTAGCGGGTTGGGTGACAGGAGATTCTAATGACCGTACGGAGTCGACAGAGATAACGTCGCTGCTTTTGGACAATTTCTACTATCGAGGGACGAAGACCTTTTTCATTGCTGTGAATAGAGTGCATTTTGATACCATACCAGAACGGGTGCTGCCGACCCAATTGGGAAAAGTAGGGGTGGGTTTGAGACGTTTGGAATCCTCCCAATTCTGGGGTTCACGGAGGAATGCGGAATCAGAACAAATATACATATATCTAGCGATTAATAACGCTCCCATAACGACAAACGACCCGAGCGACACGAAACGACACTTCCAGCGATAGTACCGGAGGTCGCTTTCTCTAGCTCTATCATGGCTACGTTGTTTCGATTTGAACCATTCCTCGTTCTCTCTGACAAGTGACGGTGATTTGCATTCTCGACAGTCTTTCTACAAACATAAACGAAACGCCCCGGTATGAAACGAACCAAGGTCCCTCCCGTAATCCGTTGTCGGACGCCTGGAGCGGACGACACGGACGACCACGACGACCCTCCGGCCCAACAAAAACCTTGGAAGATGCTGCCCCCACTTCGCGGCACGGTGTCGAAACGTCCCAACGCCACCGGACCCCCGTCGCCGTTGGCCACGAAAGTGGCTCGCGAAGATTGCGGAGATTCCGTAGCGCGGGTTACCATTCTTCCCGGATCGCTCGGGATCCCCGTATTTGGGGGACGGAAGTATTCGGTGGCACCACCGAGCtcaccgccgccgtcgctCCAACGGATATGTTCCATGGTATGGACGGGCCCCGCGCAAGCGGGGAAAACAACCTTGTTGCGATCGTTTGTCCAACGAAAGTATTACCAGGCGTCCGAAAACTCCGTCCGTGTACAGTCTGACATCGATCACGAGCCCTGGGAGCTCGATTATTTTCGCAAGGATTATTCCTTTCAAACAAAGTCGGTCCAAGAGGCTGGTTCTCTCGACGTCATATCGATTCGGCTTCAGTGTTACGATTTATCTACTCCCTCGGATGTCGATCTCGACACGGAAATCCTTACCGGATTCGCAACGAGCGATTCTGAAGAAAGCGGAATACGTCTTCTTAACCGTGTCGAGCCTGGACCCCGACTTGGACGGCACCATTCGAGACTGGACGACATGGTTACATTGGCAAATATCATCCTCGGCTTCGTTGCAATCCGACAACACGCCAAAAATggtgcttttgttgacgcaaGCTGATCTGTTGCCGACACGGTACACATCCCCGTTTTCGTTGATACAGCTCGGTTCCCGCGTCGAGCAAATGTTTCAAAGCCCCCACCACGCCCAACTCCACTCCTACCATTTTTGTACCGCAACATTGGGCGATACAACCTGGGAATCTGTGGATGACATTGTGCGTCACGTGCTGGATGAGGATACACCACGGACGGCCAAATTGTTTATGCATACACCGGAACGACTCTTGCCCGAGAAGACTCCGGTAACACCTGGCGATACGATTGACACTGTAGATCAAACGGCCGACGACTCCTCCTCCGCAACTTAAACACTAATCAAGTACATGTAAACTAAAATTTTATATCTTTCTAATCAAAGAAAGCAACGGTAGATGCCGGGCTACTAGTGCCCTCAACGAGAAAACCGTAGGAACTTCGGGAAGCACGGCGACGACGGTACACCACAGCTCCGACAaccaaagccaaaaaggCACCAACCACAGCAATGGAGGCACCTTGGGTATAAGAACTTTGAGAGGGGACCATGGGCTCATCCCGGGCACCAATAGACGCGGCAACACCGGCGCTAGAAGTCGGGCTGGCCATCGCAGCCTCCGAAGCCCCAATCACCAGCAACTTCGGCGCGACGGAATTGATCTGTATCGTTGAGAGAGAAGGCGGCAAAGTGGGGGGCAAGCCATAGTCCAAACTGAACGCCCGTGGCATACTCATAGACATAGAAGGAACGCTGAAACTGGAAAACGCATCCGACTCGGCAAGTTCGCGAAAGGCCCTGCACGCAGAAAATCAGAAAAGGTTCCGTGAGTTTATTTCCTCTCAGAGTAAAATTGTGATTACTAGTCGTTCCGTGCTTCATTTGGTGTCAGCTGTGGCTGTTGAACGGATCACGTACATTTCTATATCGTTGGCAGGAGCCTCTTTCACAGCCGTCACGCGGCGGCCAAACTCCATTGAAGTTACACGATTTCCGGTAGCAGGAGTCTGGGCATGCTCAATACGGAGGAGTGTGCGCCGATCAGCCGAGACTTGTCCCAGCaagagaacgacgacgacgctcCAAGAGGCTCCCCAGCGAGCAGCGTTTAAAAGACGGACCATTGTTGAATTGTTTTGTGCGGACGATTCTCGGCAAGTCGGAGAACTTTTTTGTGAGAGCTTCTGATCCTGGAGTGGACGGGGACCGCACTGCGAAGGTGAGCGGTATAGACCATGCCGCGCACTGTGTATGTCCTGGATCGTGGCAAGGAATGCTCTGGAGAGTCGTCCAACGGTGTCTGCACCTCCAGTAGAGAAATAGCTCGCAGCAAAGTATTGGACCGACGCTGCTTTTCAAGTACTAAAGGAAACTATTTTGGAATCCTCGTTTGTTTGTAACGGGTATGAAATTTGACCCGTCTAAATGAGAATCTTCCTAAAAGGATGGAAACAGTATCAGTACCAATGACACCTTGGGAGAGCTTCGCACCACCCTCTTAGTCGATAAAGTATTGAGAGGTCGTCGCTAACCATACGGAAGAGAAAAGCAGCTAGAAAAACGGAGATACTGTAGCGTGGAATAAAACGGCCACCTTACTATTGATGGAACTAAAATTCTGTGACAACCAACGGTCGTTCAAACTAGCGCGTAAAATTATTCGGTATGTGTTTACATGCCATTCTTACGCTGGATCCAGGCGGCGACGTGGGTTCCCCAGGCCAACGGACCTCCGAAGGATCCAGCGACATAGTACCACTTGACCCAGCTACCATTTTCGACGGCCCCCGGCACCTGCACGAGAACGTTGCTCATGGCAATTGAATAAGCGCATCCGCCGAGGAAGACAAGGGAGAGCATACCCAAAAGGCCCGAAGGCATCTTGGACATGATGGGTCCCAGGACCTTGGACGGCGGGTATTCACCCTCCCAGTACGTATCTTCCGCCATGTTCAACGCGAAAGCCGAAGTTTCCTTGGCGACAAAGGTAGCCGGGGTTCGAATTTGAGAAGCAGGGACAAAAGCCTGGGCCATTGCGACCAccaaggcaacgacgaagaagctaAGTTTGGACATGATATGCTTTATTTGTAGTAAAAGACTCTGCATTCAAGAGACAAAAGTGTGAGATATCCGTTAACGTTGAATGAAAATTGGCAGGGCGGCGTCTAACGAGGTATCCATATTTTGCAATGTAAAGCGCAACTGCCGAAGTAAATGGCCCTGAAATCCGAAATTTGTGCGATCTCGAATCCAATCCAATGATTCTCACTCGAATAGCTTCCGCTACTACCGAAACAACTTTGTACACAGGCACCTAGTTGTATCTTCCTCCCTTTCGTTTCCAACACCATCGTCGTACCTTTCGATCCGAGTATAGACTCACGAAGCGCCGCCGACGCTGCGGCAGCACATCTCTAGCGTGAGGGTATCCCCAGGACTTGAAGCCTCAAGATCGGGCCGAACCGGGTGACGTCAAGTGACATGTTTGGATTCCCGTGAACGATTATGATTCACCTTAGGGACGTAAACTTTAGAATCGGCCATATTTACGTTTGCCATACTCGGCGTCTGCACTTTTAAGGTATTGTAAGATTGATATCCATTTGTCGGCGTCTGTACTGTAGAAGATTCAAGGTTCGTGTTGCAAAAATTGGGCTTTCCTAATCCGAACGATATCGAAGAGAGTTCGTCGTAGTTCTCTCCGagaaatcacaccatctgGATCAATGTAGGACTAGCTAGCTACTTCTTGCCAACGCAACGGCAACACGTCCCACTTCTTCAATCTTCTCCGCACGACAGAAGAACCCGTTTCTCGCCGCTGGGAAAAAGCGATCCAAACCCTCCGATCACGAATGctttctgacagtgagaggaAGAAACACAAAACACGTAAATTGAGTCTGCCGAAGCTTACCATGGCACCTGAAATAAAAGATAACGCAAGACTCATCGATTCTCCACATGGAGATCTACAGATCTCTCCGAACGGATCGTTCGATATACCAGACGGATACGGTCTATTCATTCAACTAGCGGCAACGTCCGAAAGagtctttttggaaacggaaccGGATTgccattttccaaaaataCATCCCAACTGCTACGCCCCCGAAGCGCTGCGAGACTTGTACCTCTTAAAAGGCGGCGGCAGTGGTACGGCCGTTTTTCACGGCTGGCATCCCAAGTTGGGTTCCATTGTGATGAAACATGGAGGCGCCAAGGACACCCGAGAAGTCTTCTCCTTGGCGGAAATTCGCCGAGAGCTTGAAGCCCGCGGTGGAACGGAAGAAACGATTGACGTTGCCGGAGTCTCGGCCGACGCAATGCGACGTAGGATACCAGAATTCGTAGGAGTGTACATTTCGAAACATCACGTGCGGAATCGTGCCAGAGAACTATGGAGCACTCTACGAGAAACCTCTTTACACAATCTCTTGTCGCTCAACACGGTCGCTGATGAGGAAATGGATCTCGACGATTCCTTGAATGAACACGACCGTCGCAAACGACGAGATTCGATCACGGAACGTTTGGATGCTGTTAAGGAAAAACGCGAATTTCGAGTCTGTCGAGGCGAAGATACTGGGTTCGAAGTGCTGTTCAGGCGCGTACTTTTGCACATTCCAGCTTTTGATGCTGATGGAGTAATTACCGATGGATTGCGCTTTTTGTACGAATTGGCTGACCAGCTGGCAACTGAACAAGAACGGCAGTACTGGAAAGTTACCCTGTGTCAGAAGACAATTGGTGGTGCGAACGCTGAGAATGGTGCATCAGTTTTGACACGAGGCGGTCTCAAGGGGAGCCTGCAGCAGAAGTTAATTCAAGAGTTTTCGCAAGTTATGCAGGATTTGCAGAATTTGACATTGCCGAACGAGCGTAGTGGTGTCGAGGCGGTTCGAGTCGAGGTAGATTCTCTCCGTGTGAGCCGCGATATTTTGACTGTCTCCAAAATGGCAGATAGCTTTTGTGGTTCCGCGATACTCAAAAATTTTAAGCCGAACGGTGGACGGTTCTTCAAGTTGAGAGAGATGGGCTCGCTTTTCCGAAACAGCAAGGAGCTTCTACTCGCCCCCGGCGAAGCAAAACCTGCCAAATATCTGGGTATGATTTTAGAGCGTGGTTCCAAACTTTCCTGCGTTTTTCATGAAGTTTTCGCCGTCCACTCGGCCCTGGATGCAATGGAAGGTAGCTGGTTGGATGTTCTAGAGCATGCAACGTCTCTGACACAAAAGTCGGCAACGGACCGTATCTGGACATGCGGCCTGACGGATGCCGGTTTGCACAATACGTTCCTATCCGAAGAACGCGGACTGGAACTTTTTGATTTAGGCGAGCCTCAGCTTGTCCCGCAACCGGCATTTCTCACCAAATTCCTCATGTCCTTTTTTCACACACTGGGTATGCAGGAAGGCGACGACGGGAAATGGGTGCGACGATTTGTAGTTGCGAGTGGCAAACTGAGCCTGACGGAGGATACGAGGGCCTTGCTTCCATACATATACAAAGCGTTCGAAGAAAACATGGACCACTTCATCT
Encoded here:
- a CDS encoding predicted protein; translation: MHSIHSNEKGLRPSIVEIVQKQRRYLCRLRTLSTALRREGDNESGWICTRALGTTTMSKHLRRSQTTSGPVSSDADVDTAANANVNPFDVDVDFAQVQKRRERAKAAKDATREPEERPILEQMDHDLGDATTPTNVDVPPTVASTTSKRRDRTRPKIVTRAKTTGSEIPDSSKKKSFFGFKSTVQEEILLDQDRDMEPIMVGTKCLAIWPYDDYHLVQKMYYEKLEHRMDDDAQPRTPSSSFLSANSKNGLSSPTMPDSSIPIFSRPPDPPDIPSAVKALSLTEFERVAEERSTAIVSTWLFDAGLIDELLVNGGMTGSSWKDTASVDGSVQTSEGIEVGAMGFPIEGSTKMDKEIAKLRNATKRQLALINARLNDGVAATGSEVQELVNAVICTKDDVGRLRELSTYVSNTDSVEHANRFMLAKYPKLKQAINARRNLARCFRELDFFSQIPSSCERLREELHSGEWTAHEWSSLRSVCREHVELEIFLVEAEAGMKKRLEDGGEENASTRSSRHRKQPDKFGRQVFAQSGLQQHKDEVVDRFLGEHVENVWELGDEIRIRIMSGIAASFDLAMNNPAGMVALVEAIEVYESASSEYKQVHGEEAGSSQTLRFTDMRAAALGELYKDFEARGLDVFRELTMQAADLAEEKEASNKQFSAVLRSANELTSEIGLVKEQMAPCFPPNWCIETLWTTCVAHVCSNNILQQIGGPEGHKLPDLTVTQLLDLVAWVETFREIIEETFPNMEGITSSRTYFDKAPKLLGDDSKTVDIELARDSLAWVNNTLWEVHDLAKDEFLFRTKEQTEEWLNNVYEAQHEKSQTAEGFLVTSLCEDVYSVAGVQLRTIRERLTRRSEALVQAVGVIFKNLYEKQIECRDRFCIDLETCCAASNDFIRMSEKCEELVEEIKEECNLTNEGTATLEEQTAALLGLYSGDAVYAAQKTHLYCFQPIEEEVADELFGEEWLDVLTNNELALTIVRTLDDFMEDLETFLDEVMVQRTIEAQISASVNFYLKCLLTRSKYHGGRGSMFSNTEKAIHRMRGDVTTMRDYFDGLSESTPTLKRVIEREFGLLDTIVELLTVASGQSKSEVNDFILMLQKRVRNMAITKYVVGDLYHLVNPSKEKEIYDLVDSMESDMNAVAPTDEKAIEAARDRMSVPGLRVDQTMAEHCASSQRKRPLQKGPLERAEAALRMWRGKD
- a CDS encoding predicted protein: MKRTKVPPVIRCRTPGADDTDDHDDPPAQQKPWKMLPPLRGTVSKRPNATGPPSPLATKVAREDCGDSVARVTILPGSLGIPVFGGRKYSVAPPSSPPPSLQRICSMVWTGPAQAGKTTLLRSFVQRKYYQASENSVRVQSDIDHEPWELDYFRKDYSFQTNVTIYLLPRMSISTRKSLPDSQRAILKKAEYVFLTVSSLDPDLDGTIRDWTTWLHWQISSSASLQSDNTPKMVLLLTQADLLPTRYTSPFSLIQLGSRVEQMFQSPHHAQLHSYHFCTATLGDTTWESVDDIVRHVLDEDTPRTAKLFMHTPERLLPEKTPVTPGDTIDTVDQTADDSSSAT
- a CDS encoding predicted protein, which codes for MSKLSFFVVALVVAMAQAFVPASQIRTPATFVAKETSAFALNMAEDTYWEGEYPPSKVLGPIMSKMPSGLLGMLSLVFLGGCAYSIAMSNVLVQVPGAVENGSWVKWYYVAGSFGGPLAWGTHVAAWIQHTVGRLSRAFLATIQDIHSARHGLYRSPSQCGPRPLQDQKLSQKSSPTCRESSAQNNSTMVRLLNAARWGASWSVVVVLLLGQVSADRRTLLRIEHAQTPATGNRVTSMEFGRRVTAVKEAPANDIEMAFRELAESDAFSSFSVPSMSMSMPRAFSLDYGLPPTLPPSLSTIQINSVAPKLLVIGASEAAMASPTSSAGVAASIGARDEPMVPSQSSYTQGASIAVVGAFLALVVGAVVYRRRRASRSSYGFLVEGTSSPASTVAFFD
- a CDS encoding predicted protein, which translates into the protein MLSDSERKKHKTRKLSLPKLTMAPEIKDNARLIDSPHGDLQISPNGSFDIPDGYGLFIQLAATSERVFLETEPDCHFPKIHPNCYAPEALRDLYLLKGGGSGTAVFHGWHPKLGSIVMKHGGAKDTREVFSLAEIRRELEARGGTEETIDVAGVSADAMRRRIPEFVGVYISKHHVRNRARELWSTLRETSLHNLLSLNTVADEEMDLDDSLNEHDRRKRRDSITERLDAVKEKREFRVCRGEDTGFEVLFRRVLLHIPAFDADGVITDGLRFLYELADQLATEQERQYWKVTLCQKTIGGANAENGASVLTRGGLKGSLQQKLIQEFSQVMQDLQNLTLPNERSGVEAVRVEVDSLRVSRDILTVSKMADSFCGSAILKNFKPNGGRFFKLREMGSLFRNSKELLLAPGEAKPAKYLGMILERGSKLSCVFHEVFAVHSALDAMEGSWLDVLEHATSLTQKSATDRIWTCGLTDAGLHNTFLSEERGLELFDLGEPQLVPQPAFLTKFLMSFFHTLGMQEGDDGKWVRRFVVASGKLSLTEDTRALLPYIYKAFEENMDHFIYNIFGGDENVRSLLHKYVVLQLLSDAAFCLARWERKGGGKERIRNTGSLHKWLWRSLWDIYIASDVHHRLILKANIHK